In Pelosinus sp. IPA-1, a single window of DNA contains:
- a CDS encoding ABC transporter ATP-binding protein: MKSLLEVQNLAVSFDTYAGEVKAVQKVSFSVNAGEAIGIVGESGCGKSVTAHAIMGLIPSPPGRIVEGSILFDGVDLLRKSNKEMEKIRGNEIGMIFQDPMSSLNPVLTIGRQIAESLELHQKMSKKEALVKAVEMLRVVGIPCPEERVKNYPHQFSGGMRQRAMVAMALACNPKLLIADEPTTALDVTIQAQILDLIKSLNQKFNTSVIMISHDLGVIASLCSRVIVMYAGRIAESGSVYDVFHNPQHPYTWGLLKSLPRTDVSTKEPLAVIHGQPPDLLDLPKGCPFSPRCPHVMQVCMEMYPEDSMINEHHMTRCWLQHESAPKNRREVTV, translated from the coding sequence ATGAAATCATTATTAGAAGTACAAAATTTAGCAGTATCCTTTGATACTTATGCTGGTGAGGTGAAAGCAGTTCAGAAGGTTAGTTTTTCAGTTAATGCTGGGGAAGCGATTGGTATTGTTGGAGAATCAGGTTGCGGCAAGAGTGTGACGGCTCATGCAATCATGGGGTTAATCCCTAGTCCCCCGGGAAGAATTGTGGAAGGTAGTATTCTATTTGATGGTGTGGATTTATTACGAAAATCAAATAAGGAAATGGAAAAAATCCGCGGTAATGAAATCGGTATGATCTTCCAGGATCCTATGAGTTCTTTAAATCCCGTTTTAACCATTGGAAGACAGATTGCTGAATCCCTAGAGCTTCATCAAAAAATGTCAAAAAAGGAAGCTCTGGTGAAGGCTGTAGAGATGCTAAGAGTGGTAGGCATTCCTTGTCCAGAAGAACGAGTTAAAAATTATCCTCATCAGTTCAGTGGTGGCATGAGGCAGAGGGCGATGGTTGCCATGGCATTGGCATGTAACCCGAAGCTATTGATTGCCGACGAGCCAACGACTGCCTTAGATGTTACCATTCAAGCACAAATCCTGGACTTGATAAAAAGTCTTAATCAGAAATTTAATACATCTGTTATTATGATTTCCCACGACTTGGGAGTTATCGCCAGTCTATGCAGTCGGGTGATTGTTATGTATGCCGGCAGAATTGCGGAGAGTGGTTCTGTATATGATGTGTTTCACAACCCTCAGCATCCCTATACATGGGGTTTGCTAAAATCTCTACCAAGGACAGATGTCAGCACCAAGGAACCTTTGGCGGTTATTCATGGACAGCCACCTGATTTATTGGACTTGCCAAAGGGGTGCCCATTTTCTCCCCGTTGCCCTCACGTTATGCAGGTGTGTATGGAAATGTATCCAGAGGATAGTATGATCAATGAACACCATATGACTCGTTGCTGGTTACAACATGAGAGTGCACCTAAAAATAGGCGGGAGGTGACGGTATAA
- a CDS encoding oligopeptide/dipeptide ABC transporter ATP-binding protein: protein MATEPLLEVRNLKKYFTVATDFFGKPTSCLKAVDDVNFSIRAGETLGLVGESGCGKSTTGRTIIGLYQPTEGDVLYKGKSVAAGGKNQPLYRDIQMIFQDPYASLNPRMTVGDIVGEPLDIHKLAVGIERNTRIMELLSLVGLNKEHANRFPHEFSGGQRQRIGIARALAVNPSLIICDEPISALDVSIQAQVVNLLEKLQRELGLTYLFIAHDLAMVKHISTRVAVMYLGKIVELAETQQLYGSPQHPYTQALLAAIPIPDPTVEAARKRVPLEGDVPNPIHPPSGCRFRTRCPHAMAICAEEEPKLIDRDGHFVACHLKK, encoded by the coding sequence ATGGCAACAGAGCCATTATTGGAAGTTCGCAATTTAAAAAAATATTTCACGGTAGCAACTGATTTTTTTGGAAAACCTACAAGCTGTTTAAAAGCAGTTGATGATGTAAATTTTAGTATTAGAGCAGGGGAAACCTTAGGTCTAGTCGGGGAAAGTGGCTGCGGTAAGTCTACTACAGGTCGCACGATTATTGGTCTGTATCAGCCAACAGAAGGAGATGTCTTATATAAAGGCAAATCTGTTGCTGCTGGTGGTAAAAATCAGCCTCTATATCGTGATATACAAATGATATTTCAAGATCCCTACGCTTCTCTGAATCCGCGGATGACGGTAGGAGATATTGTTGGCGAGCCGCTGGATATTCATAAGCTTGCTGTCGGCATAGAACGAAATACTCGTATTATGGAGTTATTAAGCCTCGTAGGGCTCAACAAAGAACACGCCAACCGTTTTCCCCATGAATTCAGTGGTGGACAACGGCAGAGAATCGGCATTGCCAGAGCATTAGCCGTCAATCCGAGCCTCATTATTTGCGATGAACCTATTTCTGCCTTGGATGTTTCCATTCAGGCTCAAGTAGTCAATTTACTAGAAAAGTTGCAGAGGGAGCTTGGGCTTACCTACTTATTCATTGCTCATGATTTGGCGATGGTCAAGCATATTAGTACACGAGTAGCCGTGATGTACTTAGGGAAAATCGTGGAACTTGCTGAGACCCAGCAGTTATACGGTTCACCACAACATCCTTATACACAGGCATTACTCGCTGCGATTCCTATTCCTGATCCAACAGTAGAAGCCGCTAGAAAGCGCGTACCTTTAGAGGGCGATGTACCCAATCCAATTCATCCGCCTTCCGGTTGTCGCTTCCGTACCCGCTGCCCGCATGCCATGGCAATCTGTGCTGAAGAGGAGCCAAAGTTGATTGATCGAGACGGGCATTTTGTAGCATGTCATTTGAAAAAATGA
- a CDS encoding ABC transporter permease, which produces MNLELFKPAIYNQAADITRPSITYWQDAWMRLQKNKMAMAGLYIVVFVILIAAIGPVLSQASYSDQDLSQANQSPSIEHWFGTDNLGRDLFIRVLYGARISMSIGIVASLLNFTVGVLYGGIAGFSGGKVDRYMMNIVDVLYSIPVLLYVILLMVVLKPGLTNIFIALGISYWLQMARIVRGQILGLKEQEYVLAARTIGASNWRILLRHLIPNTMGPIIITMTLAIPTAIFTEAFLSFIGLGVSAPMASWGVLASEGITSLRSYPFQLFFPAMAISITMLAFNFLGDGLRDALDPRMRR; this is translated from the coding sequence GTGAATTTAGAATTATTTAAGCCAGCTATTTATAATCAGGCTGCTGACATTACTAGACCAAGTATTACGTATTGGCAGGATGCCTGGATGCGTTTACAAAAAAATAAAATGGCTATGGCAGGGCTATATATTGTAGTTTTTGTCATCCTAATAGCAGCGATTGGACCTGTATTGTCTCAAGCTTCTTATTCAGACCAGGATCTATCACAAGCAAATCAATCTCCGAGTATTGAGCACTGGTTTGGTACGGATAACTTGGGGCGAGATCTCTTTATTCGCGTATTGTATGGCGCCCGCATTTCCATGTCTATTGGAATTGTTGCCAGTCTACTTAACTTTACTGTTGGTGTGTTGTATGGTGGCATAGCGGGTTTTTCAGGCGGCAAAGTTGATAGATATATGATGAATATCGTGGACGTTCTATATAGCATTCCTGTTTTACTATATGTAATATTGCTGATGGTAGTGTTAAAGCCAGGACTAACAAATATTTTTATTGCCTTAGGGATTTCCTATTGGCTACAGATGGCTCGTATTGTACGTGGTCAAATACTAGGTCTCAAAGAACAGGAATATGTATTGGCAGCTAGGACAATTGGTGCGAGTAATTGGCGTATACTGCTTCGGCATTTGATCCCCAATACTATGGGACCCATTATTATTACTATGACCTTGGCAATACCAACGGCTATTTTTACGGAAGCATTTTTAAGCTTTATTGGACTTGGCGTTTCGGCACCAATGGCTAGCTGGGGCGTACTGGCTTCTGAGGGAATAACTAGTTTGCGTTCCTATCCTTTTCAACTATTTTTCCCGGCGATGGCGATCAGCATTACGATGCTTGCCTTTAACTTTCTCGGGGATGGTCTGCGCGATGCCTTAGATCCCCGCATGCGGCGTTAG
- a CDS encoding PLP-dependent aminotransferase family protein: MYEYIKEEIINGNIKGKENLPSLRNLSKYLHLSKNTIEAAYQQLYAEGYIESIPKVGYKVVDIHSDLLNVSQSYNDTTPKDEISNNIKNYKYDLAPRYVDKACFNIGIWKKIINLIINEEFESLLSYGDPQGELELRQEIAKYIYENRGVHCQPDQIIVGAGTQYCLNLICQMLRENFNTIGMEEPGSNYIRYIFERNQFDVEPIDVLKSGLDVNQLEDSKCKIAFVTPSHQFPKGVIMSARNRVQLLNWAKNKSGIIIEDDYDSEMRFVGKPIPSLKSLDNDDKVIYLGSFSKIFIPTLRISFMVLPYWLLNLYLEKYKMSGQTTSKLIQIALARFMKKGYLQSHIRKIRRHYQNKNTAITNAIHTYMKDNINLISSNAGMRVILEIKTDLTEEQIISLAQNSGINLVSLSQYYIEKSNYAQTGKIRVMLSYKGIPLEDIEPAIKKLSNAWFNHATNI; the protein is encoded by the coding sequence TTGTATGAGTATATAAAAGAAGAAATTATCAATGGAAATATTAAAGGGAAAGAAAACTTACCATCACTTAGAAATTTATCAAAATATCTTCATTTAAGTAAAAATACCATTGAAGCTGCTTATCAACAACTTTATGCTGAAGGATACATTGAAAGTATTCCTAAAGTTGGTTATAAAGTTGTTGATATTCATTCTGATTTACTAAACGTGTCACAATCCTATAATGACACAACACCAAAAGATGAAATTTCTAATAATATAAAGAATTATAAGTATGATTTAGCACCAAGATATGTAGATAAAGCATGTTTTAATATAGGCATCTGGAAAAAGATAATTAATTTAATTATAAACGAGGAATTTGAAAGCCTTTTAAGCTATGGTGATCCACAGGGGGAATTGGAATTACGTCAAGAAATTGCTAAGTACATATATGAAAATAGAGGTGTACACTGTCAACCGGATCAGATTATTGTAGGAGCAGGAACGCAATATTGTTTAAATTTAATTTGCCAAATGCTTAGAGAAAATTTTAATACGATAGGTATGGAAGAACCGGGAAGTAACTATATACGATATATTTTTGAAAGAAATCAGTTTGATGTTGAACCGATTGATGTGCTAAAGAGTGGGTTAGATGTAAATCAACTTGAGGATAGTAAATGTAAGATTGCTTTCGTTACCCCATCTCATCAATTCCCGAAAGGTGTAATTATGTCGGCAAGAAATAGGGTGCAGCTTTTAAATTGGGCCAAAAATAAGAGTGGGATTATTATTGAAGATGATTACGACAGCGAAATGAGATTTGTAGGAAAACCGATTCCGTCATTAAAAAGCTTAGATAACGATGACAAAGTAATATACTTAGGTTCATTCTCTAAAATTTTCATTCCAACGCTTCGTATAAGTTTTATGGTATTGCCTTATTGGTTGCTAAATTTGTATTTAGAAAAATATAAAATGAGTGGACAAACGACTTCAAAGCTGATTCAAATTGCATTGGCGCGTTTTATGAAAAAAGGTTATCTACAAAGTCATATTCGTAAAATTAGAAGACACTATCAGAATAAGAATACTGCTATAACGAATGCTATTCATACTTATATGAAAGATAACATTAACTTAATAAGTAGTAATGCGGGCATGAGGGTTATTTTAGAGATAAAAACAGATTTAACGGAAGAGCAAATCATAAGTCTTGCCCAAAATTCTGGTATAAACCTAGTTTCTCTTTCGCAATATTACATAGAGAAGAGCAACTATGCGCAAACTGGGAAGATTAGAGTAATGCTTTCATATAAAGGTATACCTCTAGAGGATATAGAGCCGGCCATTAAAAAGTTAAGCAATGCATGGTTTAATCATGCTACAAATATATGA
- a CDS encoding peptide ABC transporter substrate-binding protein — MMSKKWIALLVIVFAVGGLLSGCSSTTGGKEQVIRIWQGSEPEILDPGKSTGVPEANYELALFEGLVVLDAKDMPAPAAADKWEVSPDGLKYTFHIRANAKWSNGEPLTAHDFEYAWKRILSPELAAEYAYMLFPIKGAENYNSKNGTVDQVGIKAIDDKTLEVVLDKPTAYFLALATHHSFYPVNKKTVEANGDKWASDVKTLISNGPFKVANWVHNSKLEMVKNDQYWDKDKVKVSKLEWALLEANTTALSMFENNQLDYVYEPPMAEAERLKKENKLTVGKYLGTYYYELNNKKAPFDNPKVRKALALAIDRDSLAKTVLKGIHKPADAWIPYGFTDSVTGKDFREEAGGYFKTDIAEAKKLLAEAGYPEGQGLPPITLIYNTSDNHKAIAETIQEMWKKNLGITIEIQNQEWKVYIQNRKSGNFHMARAGWIGDYADPMTFADYFMTNGGNNHGKYSNIAYDKLIETAQLSSDSKVRMQAMRDAEKIFIDDMGSIPIYFYGNPYCIKENLKGAIKSATSVVNWKEAYFEK; from the coding sequence ATGATGTCAAAAAAATGGATTGCTTTATTGGTTATTGTGTTTGCAGTAGGAGGACTATTGTCTGGTTGTAGTTCTACAACGGGCGGCAAAGAACAGGTAATTAGAATATGGCAGGGGTCTGAGCCGGAAATTCTTGATCCTGGAAAATCAACAGGTGTACCTGAAGCAAATTATGAATTGGCATTATTTGAGGGGTTAGTGGTATTAGATGCTAAGGACATGCCTGCGCCGGCGGCAGCTGATAAATGGGAGGTATCACCCGATGGATTAAAGTATACCTTTCATATCAGAGCCAATGCAAAATGGTCCAATGGTGAACCGCTAACAGCACATGATTTTGAATATGCTTGGAAGAGGATATTGAGTCCAGAGTTGGCTGCAGAATATGCCTATATGCTGTTTCCTATTAAAGGGGCAGAAAATTATAACAGTAAAAATGGAACAGTTGACCAAGTTGGGATAAAGGCTATCGATGATAAAACATTGGAAGTAGTATTAGATAAACCGACAGCCTATTTTTTAGCTCTTGCTACTCATCATTCATTCTATCCTGTTAATAAAAAGACTGTGGAAGCCAATGGGGATAAATGGGCTAGTGACGTAAAGACACTGATTAGCAATGGTCCTTTCAAGGTAGCTAACTGGGTGCATAACAGTAAATTAGAAATGGTAAAAAATGACCAATATTGGGATAAAGATAAAGTAAAAGTTAGTAAATTAGAATGGGCATTGCTGGAAGCGAATACGACAGCTTTATCCATGTTTGAGAATAACCAATTGGATTATGTGTATGAACCTCCGATGGCAGAAGCTGAGCGCTTGAAAAAAGAAAACAAGCTAACTGTAGGTAAATATCTGGGCACTTATTATTATGAACTTAACAATAAGAAAGCGCCTTTTGATAATCCCAAGGTTCGAAAAGCCCTTGCCTTGGCTATTGATCGCGATAGTCTAGCTAAAACAGTGCTAAAAGGTATACACAAACCGGCGGATGCCTGGATTCCCTATGGGTTTACGGATTCTGTAACTGGCAAAGATTTCAGAGAAGAAGCAGGCGGTTATTTTAAAACAGATATAGCGGAAGCAAAAAAACTGTTGGCAGAAGCCGGATATCCTGAAGGTCAAGGATTACCTCCCATTACTTTGATTTATAATACCAGTGATAACCACAAAGCTATTGCTGAGACAATTCAGGAAATGTGGAAGAAAAACCTTGGCATTACGATTGAAATTCAAAACCAAGAGTGGAAAGTTTACATACAAAATCGGAAAAGTGGTAATTTCCATATGGCCCGAGCCGGTTGGATTGGAGATTATGCTGATCCAATGACCTTTGCTGATTATTTCATGACGAATGGCGGCAATAACCATGGGAAATACAGTAATATAGCCTATGATAAATTGATTGAAACGGCGCAATTGAGTAGTGATTCTAAAGTGCGTATGCAAGCCATGCGTGATGCGGAGAAGATTTTTATAGATGATATGGGGTCTATTCCAATCTATTTTTATGGCAATCCATATTGCATTAAGGAAAATTTGAAAGGTGCCATCAAATCTGCTACCTCCGTGGTTAATTGGAAGGAAGCCTATTTCGAGAAGTAA
- a CDS encoding DUF1847 domain-containing protein: MYSCALCSIHVCSSGDVDKAPKNCPCNNEKIEKIKELYKQKDNHTIAQASALVVSEGYCEKTRLEETIDFSNKCGYKNIGLAFCIGLVKEANILSKVLSHNGFVVNSIICKNGHLSRELIDTNNINKVAMCNPIGQAMFLNESKTDLNIVLGLCVGHDSLFIKYSEAPVTVFAVKDRVLCHNPLAVIYQAESYYKDKLFPGKINKK; this comes from the coding sequence ATGTATAGTTGTGCTTTATGTTCTATACACGTTTGTAGCAGCGGAGATGTTGATAAAGCTCCCAAAAACTGTCCATGTAATAATGAAAAGATAGAGAAAATAAAAGAATTATATAAACAGAAAGATAACCATACTATTGCACAGGCATCAGCATTAGTGGTAAGCGAAGGTTATTGTGAAAAGACAAGATTAGAGGAAACAATAGATTTTTCCAATAAATGTGGATATAAAAATATCGGTCTAGCATTCTGTATTGGATTGGTTAAAGAAGCTAATATCTTAAGTAAGGTACTTTCTCATAATGGCTTTGTAGTAAATTCAATTATATGTAAAAATGGACATCTGTCTAGAGAACTTATTGATACCAATAATATAAATAAAGTGGCTATGTGCAATCCTATTGGTCAAGCTATGTTTTTAAATGAATCCAAAACAGATCTTAACATCGTTTTAGGCTTATGTGTTGGACATGATTCTTTATTTATAAAATACTCAGAAGCTCCTGTAACTGTTTTTGCAGTGAAAGATAGAGTTTTATGTCATAATCCTTTAGCCGTAATCTATCAGGCCGAATCATATTATAAAGACAAATTATTCCCTGGAAAAATTAACAAGAAGTAA
- a CDS encoding ABC transporter permease, giving the protein MFSYTLKRTFNSIIVVLVIITVTFALMHSIPGGPFTNEKKIPDAIMKNIEARYKLNDPLWKQYSDYLVNLAHFDLGPSFKYPGRTVNDIIGESFPVSLQLGAASIAIAIFIGIPAGVISALRQNKWQDYLTMFFTTIGISVPSFVIATALVYVFAIKLQLLPAAMWGGVEYMVLPAIALAGMPMAFIARLTRSSMLEVLGQDYIKTAKAKGLPQHIILYRHALKNALIPVVTYIGPMAAGILTGSFIIETIFAIPGLGRHFVTSIYNRDYTVILGVTVFYSILVVGLNMLVDLIYPLLDPRIKLSTKREE; this is encoded by the coding sequence ATGTTCAGTTACACACTGAAACGTACTTTTAATTCAATAATCGTAGTGCTAGTGATCATTACCGTTACCTTTGCCCTAATGCATTCCATTCCTGGGGGGCCTTTTACCAATGAAAAGAAAATTCCCGATGCCATTATGAAAAATATTGAGGCACGGTATAAATTAAATGATCCTTTATGGAAACAGTATTCCGACTATTTAGTGAACCTTGCTCACTTTGATTTAGGACCTTCCTTTAAATATCCTGGTCGTACGGTGAATGATATTATTGGTGAAAGCTTTCCTGTATCTCTACAGTTGGGTGCGGCAAGTATTGCCATTGCTATCTTTATCGGTATACCGGCAGGGGTCATATCTGCTTTGCGGCAAAATAAATGGCAGGATTATCTGACCATGTTTTTTACTACAATTGGTATATCAGTACCTAGTTTTGTTATTGCTACTGCTCTTGTTTATGTATTTGCAATAAAATTGCAATTATTACCGGCGGCTATGTGGGGGGGAGTGGAGTATATGGTTTTACCAGCTATTGCTTTGGCTGGTATGCCTATGGCTTTTATCGCTCGCCTGACCCGCTCCTCTATGCTGGAAGTGCTGGGGCAGGATTATATTAAGACTGCGAAAGCCAAAGGCTTGCCTCAGCATATCATTCTCTATCGTCATGCGCTAAAAAATGCTTTGATTCCCGTTGTTACTTATATTGGGCCTATGGCGGCCGGAATATTGACAGGTAGTTTCATAATTGAAACCATCTTTGCCATTCCAGGTCTCGGGCGTCATTTTGTGACAAGTATCTATAATCGTGATTACACAGTTATTTTAGGCGTAACTGTCTTTTACAGCATTTTGGTTGTTGGATTAAATATGCTGGTAGATCTTATCTATCCTTTGTTAGACCCACGAATAAAATTGAGCACAAAGCGGGAGGAGTAG
- a CDS encoding transposase translates to MSRRSYDRQFKMTAVKFVVEHAMSGSEVAKELSIHYNSLHRWISEYEEYGESAFPGHRSTIYNFQYEIKNKENAFLSWISFPCPI, encoded by the coding sequence ATGAGTAGAAGAAGTTATGATCGTCAATTTAAGATGACTGCAGTAAAATTCGTTGTGGAACATGCGATGTCTGGCTCTGAAGTTGCAAAGGAATTATCTATCCATTACAATAGCCTGCATCGTTGGATAAGTGAATATGAAGAATATGGAGAAAGTGCGTTTCCAGGTCATAGAAGCACAATTTATAATTTTCAATATGAAATAAAAAACAAAGAGAATGCATTCCTCTCTTGGATATCTTTCCCCTGCCCAATTTAA